The following are from one region of the Gryllotalpicola protaetiae genome:
- a CDS encoding GNAT family N-acetyltransferase, whose protein sequence is MTVEVLPATGHWAGFAEFMVPPGGAGGCVCMSYRDARLDMAGRVAHMKTECEREPGPGVLAYVDGQAAGWCSVAPKSTYRRLLNSRTIPHLDEERDPWAIVCFVVRPGFRRRGLMHELLDGAVEHARASGAELVEGYPADPRADRVDSTSGYVGTTALFEAHGFERVAPTSAHSGGAVRWLMRRELG, encoded by the coding sequence GTGACCGTCGAGGTGCTGCCGGCGACCGGCCACTGGGCCGGGTTCGCCGAGTTCATGGTGCCGCCGGGTGGCGCAGGCGGGTGCGTGTGCATGTCGTACCGCGATGCTCGGCTCGACATGGCGGGCCGTGTCGCGCACATGAAGACGGAATGCGAACGCGAGCCGGGGCCCGGCGTGCTGGCGTACGTCGACGGTCAGGCGGCCGGCTGGTGCTCGGTCGCGCCGAAGTCGACCTATCGGCGGCTGCTCAATTCGCGCACGATCCCGCACCTCGACGAAGAGCGTGACCCGTGGGCGATCGTGTGCTTCGTCGTGCGTCCGGGCTTCCGGCGGCGCGGGCTCATGCACGAGCTGCTCGACGGGGCGGTCGAGCACGCGCGCGCGTCGGGCGCCGAGCTCGTCGAGGGGTACCCGGCTGACCCGCGCGCTGATCGCGTCGATTCGACGAGCGGCTACGTCGGCACGACCGCGCTGTTCGAGGCGCACGGCTTCGAGCGGGTCGCCCCGACGAGCGCGCACTCGGGCGGCGCGGTGCGCTGGCTGATGCGCCGCGAGCTGGGCTAG
- a CDS encoding VOC family protein, with the protein MKILKQLTVFDTADLDASSAFWAGLLGGEVAAEPDWHTVMVDGEPRVAFQLAPNHIRPDWPDGQPQQLHLDVYVDEAREAVALAESLGARLLKAAPELDAEEGFQVYADPSGHPFCICWG; encoded by the coding sequence ATGAAGATCTTGAAGCAGCTCACGGTGTTCGACACTGCCGACCTTGACGCGTCCAGCGCGTTCTGGGCCGGACTGCTCGGTGGCGAGGTCGCCGCCGAGCCTGACTGGCACACCGTCATGGTCGACGGCGAACCGCGGGTCGCGTTCCAGCTCGCTCCGAACCACATTCGGCCCGACTGGCCAGACGGGCAGCCGCAGCAGCTGCACCTCGACGTCTACGTCGACGAGGCGCGTGAGGCGGTCGCGCTGGCCGAGTCGCTCGGCGCGCGGTTGCTGAAGGCGGCGCCGGAACTCGACGCGGAAGAGGGATTCCAGGTCTACGCCGACCCGTCGGGGCATCCGTTCTGCATCTGCTGGGGCTGA
- a CDS encoding SLC13 family permease, with product MTRPLRTALFGAVLLALGGLALVTGVLPAKDAATLGARVWPILLFVIAITVVAELATAAGLFDWIAGLAARWGRRRGWLLWLLIALIAVVSTVFLSLDTTAVLLTPIVIVLARRVGLNPLPFALTTVWLANTASLLLPVSNLTNLLAEQHLGGIGPAAFAAAVWPAQLAGVVVPLALVAVLFRRDLAMSYDDPGPVRLADRRLTSAAGVVLVLLVVGLVSGVAVWIPGCAAAVVLVIAFALLRPRELSVRLLPWPTLLLVCGLFLLVAALGAAGPGALLERLVPSGDGLPALLGVAAIGATAANVTNNLPAYLALEPTVHGLLPGLALLIGVNAGPLITPWASLATLLWHERVRRLGVGIRWSRYVLYGCLLAPVTVVLAVAALWVVKAS from the coding sequence GTGACCCGGCCGCTGCGCACCGCCCTGTTCGGCGCTGTCCTGCTTGCTCTGGGCGGGCTCGCGCTGGTGACCGGCGTGCTGCCGGCGAAGGATGCTGCGACGCTCGGCGCCCGCGTCTGGCCCATCCTGCTCTTCGTGATCGCCATCACGGTCGTCGCAGAGCTCGCGACCGCCGCCGGGCTGTTCGATTGGATCGCCGGGCTCGCCGCCCGCTGGGGGCGCCGCCGGGGCTGGCTGCTGTGGCTGCTCATCGCGCTGATCGCCGTCGTGAGCACGGTGTTCCTGTCGCTCGACACCACCGCGGTGCTGCTGACGCCGATCGTGATCGTGCTCGCGCGCCGCGTCGGGCTCAACCCGCTGCCGTTCGCACTCACGACCGTGTGGCTCGCGAACACGGCGTCGCTGCTGCTGCCGGTCTCCAATCTCACGAACCTGCTCGCCGAGCAGCACCTCGGCGGCATCGGCCCGGCGGCGTTCGCGGCGGCCGTGTGGCCCGCGCAGCTCGCGGGCGTGGTCGTGCCGCTCGCGCTCGTGGCGGTGCTGTTCCGACGCGACCTCGCCATGTCCTACGACGACCCGGGCCCGGTGCGTCTCGCCGACCGGCGGCTCACGTCGGCGGCCGGCGTCGTGCTCGTGCTGCTTGTCGTCGGGCTGGTATCCGGCGTCGCCGTGTGGATTCCTGGGTGCGCGGCCGCCGTCGTGCTCGTCATCGCGTTCGCCCTATTGCGCCCGCGTGAGCTGAGTGTGCGGCTGCTGCCATGGCCGACCCTCTTGCTGGTGTGCGGCCTGTTCCTCCTGGTCGCCGCTCTCGGCGCGGCCGGGCCGGGCGCCCTGCTCGAGCGGCTCGTGCCGAGCGGTGACGGGCTGCCTGCACTGCTCGGCGTGGCGGCGATCGGCGCCACAGCGGCCAACGTGACCAACAACCTGCCCGCGTATCTTGCCCTCGAGCCCACTGTGCACGGGCTGCTTCCCGGGCTCGCGCTGCTGATCGGGGTGAACGCCGGCCCGCTCATCACCCCGTGGGCGTCGCTCGCGACGCTGCTGTGGCATGAGCGGGTGCGGAGGCTCGGCGTCGGAATCCGCTGGTCCCGGTATGTGCTGTACGGATGCCTGCTCGCACCCGTCACCGTCGTACTGGCGGTCGCGGCCCTCTGGGTGGTCAAGGCGTCGTAG
- a CDS encoding vWA domain-containing protein — protein sequence MAEMAESHEAHHARFQRYQGGDPLAPPVDIAEALDKIGEQVMAGYSAERAMREYLRRGGEGRTGLDDLGRRVSERRRELLQRHKLDGTMQEIKQLLDKAVLEERKQLARDVDLDEFDRSFAETRLENLPASTSAAVNELADYPWRSSQARTDYEKIKDLLGRELLDQRFGGMKQALENVTDADREAVGEMLNDLNGLLEKHARGEDTPEDFADFMAKHGGFFPENPQNVDELIDTLAKRSAAAQRMLNSMTEEQRQELFSLSAQAFGSPELMQQLARLDQSLQSLRPGEDWSGSERFDGDQPLGLGEGAGVLQDLADLDELSEQLSQSYEGAHMDDIDLDKLARQLGDQAAIDAHTLRELERALRRDGTLRRDSTGRLQLTPKAMRQLGTTLLKDIAKRMSARQGQRELRQAGAAGDLSGATRAWEFGDTEPWDIPRTVLNGIRRRAGAPGAPGSRLIGIDDIEIAETEARTQAAVALLADTSFSMEIDGRWVPMKRTALALHTLIKSRFRGDDLQLIGFGRHAEVMDIEELTALEASWAKGTNLHHALLLANRHFRKHPNAQPVLLIVTDGEPTSHLEADGEVRFSYPPHPVTIAYTVRELENSMRLGAQITFFRLGDDPSLARFVDNMAKRVEGRVVAPENDDLGAAVVGSYLGSRSWPTLGGNDWAGWGGRGLWGD from the coding sequence ATGGCTGAGATGGCCGAATCGCACGAAGCGCATCACGCGCGCTTTCAGCGCTACCAAGGCGGCGACCCCCTCGCCCCGCCCGTCGACATCGCCGAGGCGCTCGACAAGATCGGCGAGCAGGTCATGGCCGGGTACTCGGCCGAGCGCGCGATGCGCGAATACCTGCGCCGCGGCGGCGAGGGGCGCACGGGCCTCGACGACCTCGGTCGCCGGGTGTCCGAGCGGCGGCGCGAGCTGCTGCAGCGCCACAAGCTCGACGGCACCATGCAGGAGATCAAGCAGCTGCTCGACAAGGCCGTTCTCGAGGAGCGGAAGCAGCTCGCCCGCGATGTCGACCTCGATGAGTTCGACCGCTCGTTCGCCGAGACGCGGCTCGAGAACCTCCCGGCGTCGACCTCGGCGGCCGTGAACGAGCTGGCCGACTACCCGTGGCGGTCGAGCCAGGCGCGCACCGACTACGAGAAGATCAAGGACCTGCTCGGCCGCGAGCTGCTCGATCAGCGCTTCGGCGGCATGAAGCAGGCGCTCGAGAACGTGACGGACGCCGACCGCGAGGCCGTCGGCGAGATGCTGAACGACCTCAACGGCCTGCTCGAGAAGCATGCGCGCGGCGAGGACACGCCAGAGGACTTCGCCGATTTCATGGCGAAGCACGGCGGATTCTTCCCCGAGAACCCGCAGAACGTCGACGAGCTCATCGACACGCTGGCCAAGCGATCGGCCGCCGCCCAGCGCATGCTCAACTCGATGACCGAGGAGCAGCGTCAGGAGCTCTTCAGCCTCTCGGCGCAGGCCTTCGGCTCGCCGGAGCTCATGCAGCAGCTCGCGCGCCTCGACCAGAGCCTGCAGTCGCTGCGGCCGGGAGAGGACTGGTCGGGCTCCGAGCGCTTCGACGGCGACCAGCCGCTCGGACTCGGCGAGGGCGCGGGTGTCCTGCAGGATCTCGCCGACCTCGACGAGCTCTCGGAGCAGCTGTCGCAGTCGTACGAGGGCGCCCACATGGACGACATCGACCTCGACAAGCTCGCCAGGCAGCTCGGCGACCAGGCCGCCATCGACGCACACACGCTGCGCGAGCTCGAGCGGGCGCTGCGTCGAGACGGCACCCTGCGCCGCGACTCGACAGGGCGGCTGCAGCTCACGCCGAAGGCGATGCGGCAGCTCGGGACGACGCTGCTCAAGGACATCGCGAAGCGGATGTCCGCACGGCAGGGTCAGCGCGAGCTGCGCCAGGCCGGAGCCGCCGGCGACCTGTCGGGTGCGACGCGCGCGTGGGAGTTCGGGGACACGGAGCCGTGGGACATCCCGCGCACTGTCCTCAACGGCATCCGTCGCCGCGCGGGCGCGCCTGGCGCGCCCGGTTCCCGCCTGATCGGCATCGACGACATCGAGATCGCCGAGACCGAGGCGCGCACGCAGGCGGCGGTCGCGCTGCTCGCCGACACATCGTTCTCGATGGAGATCGACGGTCGCTGGGTGCCGATGAAGCGCACCGCACTCGCCCTGCACACCCTGATCAAGAGCCGGTTCCGCGGCGACGACCTCCAGCTCATCGGCTTCGGGCGGCACGCCGAGGTGATGGACATCGAAGAGCTCACCGCCCTCGAGGCGAGCTGGGCGAAGGGCACCAACCTGCACCACGCGCTGCTGCTGGCGAACCGGCACTTCCGCAAGCATCCGAACGCCCAGCCCGTGCTCCTGATCGTCACGGACGGCGAGCCGACCTCGCACCTCGAGGCCGACGGCGAGGTGCGCTTCTCGTACCCGCCACACCCGGTCACGATCGCCTATACGGTGCGCGAGCTCGAGAACTCGATGCGGCTCGGCGCGCAGATCACGTTCTTCCGGCTCGGCGACGACCCGAGCCTCGCCCGGTTCGTCGACAACATGGCCAAGCGTGTCGAAGGACGCGTGGTCGCCCCGGAGAACGACGATCTCGGCGCAGCCGTGGTCGGCTCGTACCTCGGCTCGCGCTCGTGGCCGACGCTCGGCGGCAACGACTGGGCGGGCTGGGGCGGCCGGGGCCTTTGGGGCGACTAG
- a CDS encoding magnesium chelatase — protein sequence MTEAPTISTLGELRASGHEQKPLRAELRDNLLAKLRAGENPWPGLHGFESSVIPQLERALIAGHDIVLLGERGQGKTRLLRTIGGLLDEWTPVIAGSELAEHPFDPITHESRRRAAELGDSLPVAWRHRSERYVEKLATPDTSVADLIGDVDPMKVAEGRSLGDPETIHFGLIPRSHRGIVAINELPDLAERIQVSMLNVMEERDIQIRGYVLRLPLDVLVVASANPEDYTNRGRIITPLKDRFGAEIHTHYPQRLDAETAVIRQEAELVAAVPDHLIEILARFTRALRESTSVDQRSGVSARFAIAGAETIAASALHRAAAHGRADASADATARVVDLQTAVDVLGGKIEFETGEEGRESEVLTHLLRTATADTVREHFRGIDFGPLVDAIESGAMVVTGEAVTAREFLAGLPRLGESELYDETAARLGASTEGERAAAIELALEGLYLARKIGKDTDGSETVYG from the coding sequence ATGACGGAAGCACCGACCATCTCGACTCTGGGCGAGCTGCGAGCGAGCGGCCACGAACAGAAGCCACTGCGGGCAGAGCTGCGCGACAACCTGCTCGCGAAGCTGCGTGCGGGCGAGAACCCGTGGCCGGGGCTGCACGGCTTCGAGTCGAGCGTGATCCCGCAGCTCGAGCGGGCGCTCATCGCCGGGCACGACATTGTGCTGCTCGGCGAGCGCGGGCAGGGCAAGACCCGCCTGCTGCGCACGATCGGCGGACTGCTCGACGAGTGGACGCCGGTCATCGCGGGGTCCGAACTGGCTGAGCATCCGTTCGACCCGATCACTCATGAGTCGCGGCGGCGTGCCGCCGAACTCGGCGACAGCCTTCCGGTCGCGTGGCGGCACCGCAGCGAGCGCTACGTCGAGAAGCTGGCCACCCCCGACACGAGCGTGGCCGACCTGATCGGCGACGTCGACCCGATGAAGGTGGCAGAGGGGCGCTCGCTGGGCGACCCGGAGACGATCCACTTCGGGCTGATCCCGCGCAGCCACCGCGGCATCGTCGCGATCAACGAGCTGCCGGATCTTGCCGAGCGCATCCAGGTGTCGATGCTCAACGTGATGGAGGAGCGCGACATCCAGATCCGCGGCTACGTGCTGCGGCTGCCGCTCGACGTGCTCGTCGTGGCCTCGGCGAACCCCGAGGACTACACGAACCGCGGCCGCATCATCACGCCGCTCAAGGACCGGTTCGGGGCCGAGATCCACACGCACTACCCGCAGCGGCTGGATGCCGAGACGGCGGTCATCCGGCAGGAGGCCGAGCTCGTGGCGGCCGTGCCCGACCATCTGATCGAGATCCTCGCGCGGTTCACCAGGGCCCTGCGCGAGTCGACCTCGGTCGACCAGCGCAGCGGGGTGAGCGCGCGGTTCGCGATCGCGGGCGCCGAGACGATCGCGGCCTCTGCACTGCATCGCGCAGCGGCGCACGGGCGAGCGGATGCTTCGGCCGACGCCACCGCGCGCGTGGTCGATCTGCAGACCGCGGTCGACGTGCTGGGCGGCAAGATCGAGTTCGAGACGGGCGAAGAGGGGCGCGAGAGCGAGGTGCTCACGCACCTGCTGCGCACAGCGACCGCCGACACGGTGCGCGAGCACTTCCGCGGAATCGACTTCGGGCCGCTCGTCGACGCGATCGAGTCGGGCGCGATGGTCGTCACGGGCGAGGCGGTGACCGCGCGCGAGTTCCTTGCCGGGCTGCCGCGGCTCGGGGAGTCCGAGCTGTATGACGAGACGGCCGCGCGCCTGGGCGCGTCGACCGAGGGTGAGCGGGCGGCCGCGATCGAGCTGGCGCTCGAGGGGCTGTATCTCGCGCGGAAGATCGGCAAGGACACCGACGGCAGCGAGACGGTCTATGGCTGA
- a CDS encoding DUF6458 family protein, with protein sequence MSLGTGIVLFVIGAILAFAVHVQVAWVNLTIVGYILMVAGAVGIILGIVLIATHRSRSVATSRSYVGPATGERVQRSTVDRDDPYV encoded by the coding sequence ATGAGTCTCGGAACCGGAATCGTCCTCTTCGTGATCGGCGCGATCCTCGCGTTCGCGGTTCACGTGCAAGTCGCCTGGGTGAACCTCACGATCGTGGGCTACATCCTCATGGTCGCGGGCGCCGTCGGCATCATCCTCGGCATCGTTCTCATCGCGACCCATCGCAGCCGCTCGGTCGCGACGAGCCGCAGCTATGTCGGCCCCGCCACGGGCGAGCGGGTGCAGCGCAGCACCGTCGACCGCGACGACCCGTACGTGTAG
- the katG gene encoding catalase/peroxidase HPI → MSDPEEHGVFTTDDVHDQPITPEAEAECPVPHGARAPRPTAGSANQGWWPERLNLKLLAKNQPVLNPYGDEFDYAEAFQTIDLPAVKADIAEVLTTSQPWWPADFGNYGPLIIRMAWHSAGTYRIQDGRGGGGTGQQRFAPLNSWPDNVSLDKARRLLWPVKKKYGKSLSWADLMILAGNVALETMGFKTFGFAGGRVDAWEPDDDVYWGPETTWLDDKRYHGDRELEDPLAAVQMGLIYVNPEGPNGNPDPVASARDIRETFKRMAMNDEETVALIAGGHTFGKTHGNAPADAPGPNPEAAPFEQQGFGWKSDHKSGVGIDAITSGLEVTWTYHPTRWDNEFFHILYGYEWELMESPAGAHQWRPVQGGGDGLVPESFGDGKREPRMLTSDLALRFDPAYDQISRRFRDDQDAFADAFARAWFKLTHRDMGPIARYLGPEVPSEELIWQDRVPAAPGVLTDADIAALKTAIAESGLTVSQLVTTAWASASTFRGSDKRGGANGARIALEPQRSWKVNNPEQLALVLAKLREIKNASSAPVSLADLIVLAGNVGVEQAAAAAGVPVEVGFTQGRGDATQEQTDVDSFHYLEPKQDGFRNYYGVQSVLPEEHVFVDRANLLTLSAPEATVLVGGLRALGANWDGSSTGVFTSRPGVLTNDFFVTLLDLGTSWTPLDEGGHAYRGTTASGETIIGSRIDLLFGANSELRAVAEAYATDDAAELFVRDFAAAWQKVMELDRYDVK, encoded by the coding sequence ATGTCCGACCCTGAAGAGCACGGCGTCTTCACCACCGACGATGTCCACGACCAGCCGATCACTCCGGAGGCCGAAGCTGAGTGCCCGGTTCCGCATGGGGCACGTGCACCGCGCCCGACCGCGGGCTCTGCCAACCAGGGCTGGTGGCCCGAGCGGCTCAACCTCAAGCTGCTGGCGAAGAACCAGCCGGTGCTGAACCCCTACGGCGACGAGTTCGACTATGCCGAGGCTTTCCAGACCATCGATCTGCCCGCCGTGAAGGCGGACATCGCCGAGGTGCTCACCACCTCGCAGCCGTGGTGGCCGGCCGACTTCGGCAACTACGGCCCGCTGATCATCCGCATGGCGTGGCACAGCGCGGGCACGTACCGCATCCAGGACGGGCGCGGCGGCGGCGGCACCGGGCAGCAGCGCTTCGCGCCGCTCAACTCGTGGCCGGACAACGTGAGCCTCGACAAGGCACGCCGCCTGCTGTGGCCCGTCAAGAAGAAGTACGGCAAGAGCCTCTCGTGGGCCGACCTGATGATCCTCGCCGGCAACGTCGCGCTCGAGACCATGGGCTTCAAGACCTTCGGCTTCGCCGGCGGGCGGGTGGATGCCTGGGAGCCGGACGACGACGTGTACTGGGGCCCGGAGACCACCTGGCTTGACGACAAGCGGTACCACGGCGACCGTGAGCTCGAGGACCCGCTGGCCGCGGTGCAGATGGGCCTCATCTACGTGAACCCGGAGGGCCCGAACGGGAACCCCGACCCGGTGGCATCCGCCCGTGATATCCGCGAGACCTTCAAGCGGATGGCCATGAACGACGAGGAAACCGTCGCGCTGATCGCCGGCGGCCACACCTTCGGCAAGACGCACGGCAACGCGCCGGCTGACGCTCCCGGCCCGAACCCCGAGGCCGCGCCGTTCGAGCAGCAGGGCTTCGGCTGGAAGAGCGACCACAAGTCGGGTGTCGGCATCGACGCGATCACCTCGGGCCTCGAGGTGACCTGGACGTACCACCCGACCCGGTGGGACAACGAGTTCTTCCACATCCTGTACGGCTACGAGTGGGAGCTCATGGAGTCGCCAGCCGGCGCCCACCAGTGGCGGCCGGTGCAGGGTGGCGGCGACGGCCTGGTGCCGGAGTCGTTCGGCGACGGCAAGCGCGAGCCGCGCATGCTGACCTCTGACCTGGCGCTGCGCTTCGACCCGGCATACGACCAGATCTCGCGTCGCTTCCGCGACGATCAGGATGCCTTCGCCGACGCCTTCGCCCGCGCGTGGTTCAAGCTGACCCACCGCGACATGGGTCCGATCGCCCGCTACCTCGGCCCCGAGGTGCCGAGCGAGGAGCTCATCTGGCAGGACCGCGTGCCGGCCGCGCCCGGTGTCCTCACGGATGCTGACATCGCGGCGCTCAAGACGGCGATCGCGGAATCCGGCCTCACCGTCTCGCAGCTCGTCACGACCGCGTGGGCGTCGGCTTCGACGTTCCGTGGCTCTGACAAGCGCGGCGGCGCCAACGGCGCCCGTATCGCGCTCGAGCCGCAGAGGTCGTGGAAGGTGAACAACCCCGAGCAGCTCGCTCTGGTGCTCGCCAAGCTGCGTGAGATCAAGAACGCGTCGAGCGCGCCGGTTTCGCTCGCCGATCTGATCGTGCTCGCGGGCAACGTGGGCGTCGAGCAGGCGGCCGCCGCCGCCGGGGTGCCGGTCGAGGTCGGGTTCACGCAGGGCCGCGGCGACGCCACCCAGGAGCAGACCGACGTCGACTCGTTCCACTATCTCGAGCCCAAGCAGGACGGGTTCCGGAACTACTACGGCGTGCAGTCCGTGCTGCCCGAAGAGCACGTCTTCGTCGATCGCGCCAACCTGCTGACCCTCTCGGCGCCCGAGGCGACCGTGCTCGTCGGCGGCCTGCGCGCGCTCGGCGCCAACTGGGACGGTTCCTCGACCGGCGTGTTCACCTCGCGCCCGGGCGTGCTGACGAACGACTTCTTCGTCACGCTGCTCGACCTCGGCACCTCGTGGACGCCGCTCGACGAGGGCGGCCACGCCTACCGCGGCACCACGGCGTCGGGCGAGACGATCATCGGCTCGCGCATCGACCTGCTGTTCGGGGCGAACAGCGAGCTGCGCGCGGTCGCCGAGGCGTACGCGACGGATGACGCGGCCGAGCTGTTCGTGCGCGACTTCGCCGCGGCGTGGCAGAAGGTCATGGAACTCGACCGCTACGACGTGAAGTAG
- a CDS encoding Fur family transcriptional regulator, which yields MLRDAGLRVTRPRLAVFDAVHHNPHSDTDTLIAAARAQLPEVSHQAVYDTLHILTEAGLVRRIQPQGSLARYEARVGDNHHHAVCRTCGAVEDVECAVGEAPCLEPSDAHGFQIETAEVVYWGLCPACAAPAEAS from the coding sequence ATGCTTCGCGACGCCGGCCTTCGTGTGACACGCCCCCGGCTGGCCGTCTTCGACGCCGTTCACCACAACCCGCACTCCGACACCGACACCCTGATCGCCGCCGCGCGAGCGCAGCTGCCCGAGGTGTCGCACCAGGCTGTCTACGACACGCTGCACATCCTCACCGAGGCAGGGCTCGTGCGACGCATCCAGCCGCAAGGGTCGCTCGCGCGCTATGAGGCGCGCGTCGGCGACAACCACCACCATGCCGTGTGCCGCACGTGCGGCGCTGTCGAAGACGTCGAGTGCGCCGTCGGCGAGGCGCCCTGCCTCGAGCCGTCCGACGCGCACGGCTTCCAGATCGAGACGGCCGAGGTCGTGTACTGGGGGCTGTGCCCTGCGTGCGCGGCGCCGGCCGAAGCATCCTGA
- a CDS encoding L,D-transpeptidase family protein, giving the protein MTDEVTRVDSAVVGETATTAIVDPQATVGPTPTWVAPEPRKKRLGLWLGIPGGVLVAAAVVASLVLIAPGVTAAGAPLGFTTSGLAQQAITDRLDRAQIHIGDATLTAAQLGATVNAKALATAAFDDHPLWKVTAWNPKPVAGTVTLDPDTALPALRHAAPELFTNATQAGVIFDAATGKFTVTPSKPGQGVDLDALAASLGTALTSGDSTATAAGPGALLSSGLSLTVQPKLTAVDAAATTAKAQAFADKLNQQVDTAGFYLQDQRAEAVPLATLASWFTVKADSLTGEFAVTPNRSAIESAVADLPAKVNQQAQNETDVTNSAGKILRVVQKGQNGYGITSTDGLATQIGDSLKSGDFSFKLQGQVVQYTTTTVFRRIEVDKSAGTTTLFEGPKSGEEKAVATYPIAIGTGGVHETRDGHYTVYAQLPIQDMGNCDGKSPQYDYCTKNVPWVSYFDGDQGFHGTYWHNDFGPGARKSHGCVNMRIPDALALYKFAQVGTEVWVHE; this is encoded by the coding sequence ATGACCGACGAAGTGACCAGAGTCGACAGTGCCGTCGTCGGCGAGACCGCCACGACCGCGATCGTCGACCCCCAGGCCACGGTCGGCCCGACGCCCACGTGGGTGGCCCCGGAGCCCCGCAAGAAGCGTCTCGGCCTCTGGCTCGGCATCCCCGGTGGCGTTCTCGTCGCAGCTGCCGTCGTCGCCTCACTCGTGCTGATCGCCCCCGGCGTGACGGCGGCGGGCGCGCCGCTCGGCTTCACGACCTCCGGCCTCGCGCAGCAGGCGATCACCGACCGCCTCGATCGCGCGCAGATCCACATCGGCGATGCGACGCTCACCGCCGCGCAGCTGGGCGCGACGGTCAACGCGAAGGCGCTCGCCACCGCCGCGTTCGACGACCACCCGCTGTGGAAGGTGACCGCCTGGAATCCGAAGCCGGTCGCAGGCACCGTCACCCTCGACCCCGACACGGCGCTGCCGGCTCTGCGCCACGCGGCCCCCGAGCTCTTCACCAACGCGACCCAGGCCGGCGTGATCTTCGACGCCGCGACCGGGAAGTTCACTGTGACGCCGTCGAAGCCCGGGCAGGGGGTCGATCTCGACGCGCTCGCCGCGAGCCTCGGCACGGCGCTCACCTCGGGCGACTCGACGGCAACGGCGGCCGGCCCGGGGGCACTCCTCTCGAGCGGTCTGTCGCTCACGGTGCAGCCGAAACTGACCGCGGTCGACGCGGCCGCCACCACGGCGAAGGCGCAGGCGTTCGCCGACAAGCTCAACCAGCAGGTCGACACCGCGGGCTTCTACCTGCAGGACCAGCGGGCCGAGGCCGTGCCGCTTGCCACGCTCGCATCGTGGTTCACGGTCAAGGCCGACTCGCTGACCGGCGAGTTCGCCGTCACCCCGAACCGGTCGGCGATCGAGAGCGCCGTGGCCGATCTGCCTGCCAAGGTCAACCAGCAGGCGCAGAACGAGACCGATGTCACGAACTCGGCCGGCAAGATCCTGAGGGTCGTGCAGAAGGGCCAGAACGGCTACGGCATCACCTCGACAGACGGCCTTGCGACGCAGATCGGCGACTCGCTGAAGAGCGGTGATTTCTCGTTCAAGCTGCAGGGCCAGGTCGTGCAGTATACGACGACGACGGTGTTCCGTCGCATCGAGGTCGACAAGAGCGCCGGCACGACGACGCTCTTCGAGGGCCCCAAGTCCGGCGAAGAGAAGGCCGTGGCGACCTACCCGATCGCAATCGGCACGGGCGGGGTGCACGAGACGCGCGATGGCCACTACACGGTCTACGCGCAGCTGCCCATCCAGGACATGGGCAACTGCGACGGCAAGAGCCCCCAGTACGACTACTGCACGAAGAACGTGCCATGGGTCTCGTATTTCGACGGCGACCAGGGCTTCCACGGCACCTACTGGCACAACGACTTCGGCCCGGGCGCACGCAAGAGCCACGGCTGCGTGAACATGCGCATCCCCGACGCGCTCGCGCTGTACAAGTTCGCTCAGGTCGGCACCGAGGTCTGGGTGCACGAGTAA